From the genome of Eucalyptus grandis isolate ANBG69807.140 chromosome 2, ASM1654582v1, whole genome shotgun sequence, one region includes:
- the LOC104434992 gene encoding DNA damage-repair/toleration protein DRT102, with product MATPTTNTARPAKIIAGATPFGAPLKDALVSFLREELGIEVIDLGTGHSIAADVGLRVSSSGGSGVHGLVVCGVDSISSMLANKFPGATATGCRSVDARSICNSNILVVSPLTGGSAKDILLAWLDTAFKSPCPVSNGQPWSDDVQESLDRFHIKMTKIGVLDWEPGGCISCAICCLANPQVPDPFEMIPGGSVKIIQENPTSATMKFKAQSVEPAHHHTSGHEQLVLKGKMSVWNLSKKKRYDLVAGNYLFTPGGDVHMVKYHEDTKFFVNWHGHCDMFFDTAEKAIDE from the coding sequence ATGGCCACCCCCACCACCAACACCGCCCGCCCCGCCAAAATCATAGCCGGCGCCACTCCCTTCGGCGCTCCGCTCAAGGACGCCCTCGTCTCCTTCCTCCGCGAGGAGCTGGGCATCGAGGTCATCGACCTCGGCACTGGCCACTCCATCGCTGCCGACGTCGGCCTTCGTGTCTCCTCCTCCGGCGGATCCGGGGTCCACGGCCTCGTTGTCTGCGGCGTCGACTCCATCAGCTCAATGCTCGCCAACAAGTTCCCCGGCGCCACTGCGACCGGCTGCCGCTCCGTCGACGCCCGCTCCATCTGCAACTCCAACATCCTCGTCGTCTCCCCCCTCACCGGGGGCTCCGCCAAGGACATCCTCCTCGCCTGGCTGGACACAGCCTTCAAGTCCCCCTGCCCTGTCTCCAACGGCCAGCCCTGGAGCGACGACGTCCAGGAATCCCTCGATCGATTCCACATCAAAATGACTAAGATCGGTGTGCTGGACTGGGAGCCGGGTGGTTGCATTTCCTGTGCGATCTGTTGCCTGGCGAATCCCCAGGTGCCGGATCCGTTCGAAATGATTCCAGGGGGATCGGTGAAGATAATCCAAGAGAACCCGACATCGGCGACCATGAAGTTCAAGGCTCAGAGCGTTGAGCCGGCGCACCACCACACGTCCGGGCACGAACAGCTGGTGCTGAAAGGCAAGATGAGCGTGTGGAACttgagcaagaagaagaggtACGACTTGGTGGCTGGGAATTACTTGTTCACGCCCGGTGGGGATGTGCACATGGTGAAGTATCATGAGGACACGAAGTTCTTCGTCAACTGGCACGGCCACTGCGACATGTTCTTCGACACTGCTGAGAAGGCCATCGACGAGTAA
- the LOC104430466 gene encoding uncharacterized protein LOC104430466 isoform X1, which translates to MAGIACIARPSPITLRSPATLGFHLPVRVLFHLPKARRARWCRSLKSVGEEGSTGPAPKLIKLAVSGVTEILRVLSPAKDGSSESVSDDERDGDGVSASSVDDVVMILTSDYEKAYFVTGVFTSAIYAEDCIFEDPTIRFRGKGLYERNLKLLVPFFDRPSIMLHSIQKGDDETYILAGWKLRTYLKLPWRPIISIDGKTVYELDDNFAIVRHAESWNVSALEAIGQIFTPSFGRPSD; encoded by the exons ATGGCGGGAATCGCCTGCATCGCGAGGCCTTCTCCGATCACTCTGCGCTCGCCGGCGACTCTCGGCTTCCACCTCCCCGTCCGCGTTCTCTTCCACCTCCCC AAAGCTCGTCGCGCGCGATGGTGTCGCTCTCTGAAATCGGTCGGCGAGGAGGGAAGCACCGGACCCGCGCCGAAGTTGATCAAGCTCGCCGTGAGCGGAGTCACGGAGATTCTCAGGGTCTTGTCTCCCGCGAAGGACGGCAG TTCGGAGAGTGTGAGTGACGACGAAAGGGACGGGGACGGGGTTTCTGCTTCCAGCGTCGATGATGTCGTGATGATCCTCACGTCTGATTATGAGAAGGCTTATTTTGTCACAG GAGTTTTTACTTCTGCAATTTATGCTGAAGATTGCATTTTTGAAGATCCAACAATTAGATTCCGGG GTAAGGGTCTGTATGAGCGCAACTTGAAATTACTTGTTCCTTTCTTTGACCGTCCATCGATAATGTTACACAGTATACAAAAG GGTGATGATGAGACTTACATTCTGGCTGGATGGAAGCTCAG AACCTACTTAAAACTTCCGTGGAGACCTATCATTTCGATTGATGGGAAGACTGTTTATGAACTTGACGACAACTTTGCA ATAGTTAGACATGCCGAAAGTTGGAATGTTTCAGCTTTAGAAGCAATTGGCCAGATTTTTACCCCTAGCTTTGGCAGACCAAGTGACTGA
- the LOC104430398 gene encoding DNA damage-repair/toleration protein DRT102 yields the protein MAGFPVAAAAIARPNKIIVGATPSGAPLKDALVPRIREEPGIEVQDLGIGFTIAADVGRRVSSSRGSGARGLVVCGSDHIGSILANKFSGIFATACRSVDDAVDARSISNSNVLVISPNSTPWDFAYDIFRAWLKTPFKSPCPASGGWPWGDGVQESLDRAQFEMAQIGVRISEPDVCVSWPFCCLANSPVTSPFEKIPGGSVKIIRENPTSATVKFNAGSLEPPHHHTSGHERLLLQGEMSVWNLSKKKRYDLGAGNYLFTPGGDVHMVKYHKDTKLFVNWFGPCNMFFDRELDTAEMAIDE from the coding sequence ATGGCTGGTTTCCCCGTTGCTGCCGCCGCCATCGCCCGCCCCAACAAAATCATAGTGGGGGCCACTCCTTCCGGCGCTCCGCTCAAGGACGCCCTCGTCCCCCGCATCCGCGAGGAGCCGGGCATCGAGGTCCAGGACCTCGGCATCGGCTTCACCATCGCCGCCGACGTCGGCCGCCGCGTCTCGTCCTCCCGCGGATCCGGGGCCCGCGGCCTCGTCGTCTGCGGCTCCGACCACATCGGCTCCATCCTCGCCAACAAATTCTCCGGTATCTTCGCGACGGCCTGTCGATCCGTCGACGACGCCGTCGACGCCCGGTCCATTTCCAATTCCAACGTCCTCGTCATCTCCCCCAATTCCACGCCGTGGGACTTCGCCTACGATATCTTCCGCGCCTGGCTAAAGACCCCCTTCAAGTCCCCCTGCCCTGCCTCTGGCGGCTGGCCCTGGGGCGACGGCGTCCAGGAATCCCTCGATCGAGCCCAATTCGAAATGGCCCAGATAGGTGTGCGGATCTCGGAGCCGGATGTTTGCGTTTCCTGGCCATTTTGCTGCCTGGCGAATTCCCCGGTGACGAGTCCGTTCGAAAAGATCCCTGGGGGATCAGTGAAGATAATCCGAGAGAACCCGACATCGGCGACCGTGAAGTTCAACGCCGGGAGCTTGGAGCCACCTCATCACCATACCTCCGGGCACGAACGGCTGTTGCTGCAGGGCGAGATGAGCGTCTGGAACttgagcaagaagaagaggtACGACTTGGGGGCTGGGAATTACTTGTTCACGCCCGGTGGGGATGTGCACATGGTGAAATACCATAAGGACACGAAGTTATTTGTCAACTGGTTCGGCCCCTGCAACATGTTCTTCGACCGGGAACTCGACACTGCTGAGATGGCCATCGACGAGTAA
- the LOC104430466 gene encoding uncharacterized protein LOC104430466 isoform X2 encodes MAGIACIARPSPITLRSPATLGFHLPKARRARWCRSLKSVGEEGSTGPAPKLIKLAVSGVTEILRVLSPAKDGSSESVSDDERDGDGVSASSVDDVVMILTSDYEKAYFVTGVFTSAIYAEDCIFEDPTIRFRGKGLYERNLKLLVPFFDRPSIMLHSIQKGDDETYILAGWKLRTYLKLPWRPIISIDGKTVYELDDNFAIVRHAESWNVSALEAIGQIFTPSFGRPSD; translated from the exons ATGGCGGGAATCGCCTGCATCGCGAGGCCTTCTCCGATCACTCTGCGCTCGCCGGCGACTCTCGGCTTCCACCTCCCC AAAGCTCGTCGCGCGCGATGGTGTCGCTCTCTGAAATCGGTCGGCGAGGAGGGAAGCACCGGACCCGCGCCGAAGTTGATCAAGCTCGCCGTGAGCGGAGTCACGGAGATTCTCAGGGTCTTGTCTCCCGCGAAGGACGGCAG TTCGGAGAGTGTGAGTGACGACGAAAGGGACGGGGACGGGGTTTCTGCTTCCAGCGTCGATGATGTCGTGATGATCCTCACGTCTGATTATGAGAAGGCTTATTTTGTCACAG GAGTTTTTACTTCTGCAATTTATGCTGAAGATTGCATTTTTGAAGATCCAACAATTAGATTCCGGG GTAAGGGTCTGTATGAGCGCAACTTGAAATTACTTGTTCCTTTCTTTGACCGTCCATCGATAATGTTACACAGTATACAAAAG GGTGATGATGAGACTTACATTCTGGCTGGATGGAAGCTCAG AACCTACTTAAAACTTCCGTGGAGACCTATCATTTCGATTGATGGGAAGACTGTTTATGAACTTGACGACAACTTTGCA ATAGTTAGACATGCCGAAAGTTGGAATGTTTCAGCTTTAGAAGCAATTGGCCAGATTTTTACCCCTAGCTTTGGCAGACCAAGTGACTGA